The sequence GGCAGCGAGCGCACGCCCATCTGACGGTCGCCAGCCACGGCCTTGAAATCGTTGAGTGTCATGATGCCGTGCGTGCCGGCGCTGTAGAGCGCGGCCAGCACCAGCGATTCACCGCCGGGCATGGCACCGCCGGCCATCACGGCCGCACCGGTGATCCAGGCAATGCCTTCGTAGCTGATGCCGCAGGCTGCGTTGCCCCACCAGCCGTTTTCCTTCAGACGCACGGGTGGCGCACTGTAGGCCCAGGCCAGCAGCAGGCCCAGCGCAGCGGCGCCAAAGCCCCATGGTCCCAGCAAGGTCGCCACGGCCAGCGACACCACTGTCCACAGAATCGCAAGGTACAGACCCCAGTGGCCCGGGATGCGTCCGGAGGGAATGGGCCGTTGCGGTTCGTTGATGGCGTCCACATGGCGGTCGTACCAGTCGTTCACCGCCTGACTCGTCGCGCACACCAGCGGCCCGGCCAACGCCACCCCCACCACCGCCAGCAACCAGCGCCCGTCCATCGACACCCCCGAGGCCACCACCCCGCAGGCAAACGCCCACATGGGCGGAAACCAGGTGATCGGTTTGAACAGTTCCGTGACAGCCGAGAGGGCGGGGAGTTGCATGGAAAAGGTTGTACCTCTCCCATCAACAAGTGTCAAAGAAAAATGACACTCAAGGTGTAAACCGAGGGAAACCCCGGATGAAGGGGGCGGCGGCGCAGCCGTACCGCCAAAAAAAAACCAGCCGGAGAAGAGGCTGGTTTTCACCCAGGGGCAGCGCGGATCCGGCTCCGCCGGTCCCAGCTGCCGCCCCCCTCCCGCCGAAGGCGAGAGAGGGGGGAGCCGCAAAGCGGCGCGGGGGGTGAACCCCTCAATGCGTGTCTTCGCTCACGCCTTCGAGGATGCCGAAGCGGCGCAGCTTGATGTAGAGGCTCTGGCGGGAGAGGCCCAGCATCTCGGCAGCCGAAGCGCGGTTGTCGCCGGTGAGCTCGAGCGCGGCCTCGATGCAGAGCTGTTCGATCAGGTCGGTGGTCTCGCGCACGATGTCCTTGAGCGGGAGGCGGCCCACCAGCTCGGTCATCTGGCTGGCCGAGCGCGGCAGCTCTTTGCTGGCGCGGGTCTCGGTGCCCAGGCGCCGGCCCACGTCGCGGATGGTGAAACCCAGGCAACGTTGTGAACCCGCGTTCACCGCCACGGCCGAGATTTCCACCTCGGAGGTGGAGCCGTATTCGCCGCGCAGCTGCGTGGCAAACAGGCGCACGCTGCCGTGCTGGCGCAGGTTGGTGAGCAGCACCCGGAAATCCACGCCGGTGCGGCCCAGCCATTTTTCAAGCACCTCGCCACGCGCCTGGTCTTCACTGCCGAGCTGGCCGAGTTCGAGAAAGGCGCGGTTGGCACTCAGGATGCGGCCGTCCAGATCGGTGACCACCAGCGCGTCGGGCGCGCTTTCCATCACCTGCAGCAGCTGGCGCTTGCTGGCCGACAGACTTGGTGCGGCCATGCCCATGGGGCGCGTGAAGCGCAGCAGGAAGTGCAGGGTGTTCTCCTGCCGGAACTGCGAGGCCGCCACGACCATGTCCTGGTTGGAGTCGACCAGACGGATCGTGCAAGGGTCGGCGCGGCCGCTGGCGCGCAGGCGGTCCAGCATTTCGCGCACCGCCGTCTGGCTGGCTTCATCCAGGCTGCTGAGCAGGGTCCAGCCGGGCAGGCGGGACGGCTCGCCAAACAGCTCGTGGGCGGCCGGGTTGGCTTCTTCGAGCTTGTCGATCGAGCCTTCAAGGATGAGCACCGGCTCCGAGGCCATCTGGAACAGCAGCCGGTAGCGTGTTTCGACCTGGCGCAGGCGCCAGTAGTCGCGTTCCATGGACTGCTGGGCCGTGACCAGACGCTGCTGCAGCGCCACCTGGCCGCGCAGGTCGCGACCAAACGCCACGCTGTGCGAGACCTCGTCGGCCTTGCCTTGGGTTTTGCGATGCACCTGCACCACCGAGTACGACAAAGGCAGATCTGCCCGGTCGCTCATGGGGTGGTTCACATGGCGCCAGCGGACGTTGTCGGCGCCGGCCTTGTCGTTGTGGCCCAGCAGGTCTTCGATCTTGGGCTTGCTCTCGACCGTGACTGTTTGCGACCAGGGCTTGCCGATCCATTCGTGGCAGCCCAGACCCATCATGTCCTTGCCCATCAGGGCCAGGTCCCGGATCACGCCGTCGTTGTCCAGGATGAGCACCACGTCCGCAGAGGCCGTCACCAACTCCGCAGCGGCGTCCGCGTCCAGACCGGCGAGGAACGGGTCTGCCTTGTCAAACGGTCTGTGGACATAGGCCTGTGACGCCTGCGACATGGTTGACTTTCGTGGTTCTAGCAAAATCACTATGGAGGTGAACGGGCTTCAAACCTGAATTCGCGCGAGTCTGTCGGCCAGCAATTTTTCAGCCAGGGCCGGTGCAGCTGGGCCATCGGTGATGATGGCATCGGCGGGGATTTGAGGGCCGAACTCCGGGTGCAAACCAAAGATTGCACCGCCCGCGATTATAGAGACGCCGGGGTTGAGGCTTTTCCTGCGGACCTGGTTCATGGCTTCGCTGAGTCGCTCGATGCCGGTCTCGCATGCCAGCGAAAAACCCACCACGTCGTACCAGTCTTTCTGCACCATTGCGGGCGCACCATCCGACGCCACAAAACTGGTGACCACCTCCCAGCCGGCGCGGTGGAAAAACTCGCCCACCAGGGACAGGCCGAAGGTGTGCTGCTCGCCGGGGCAGGGGATGAGCAGCACCCTGCGCGCCTCCACCGGGGCGCCGTCGCGGTTGAACTGGGTGAAAGCCGCGCTGTTTTCCCGCAGCAGTTGCTGCAAGCGGCCCAAGGCCACGGTGACTTCGGTGAAGCTGCACAGATCGCGTTCCCACAGCTCGCCCAGGTAACGGGCCACGGGGGCCAGCAGATCCAGGAACAAGGATTCGGTGGCCACGCCGCGATCGCGCAAGGCCGCCACAAAACCGCGCAGGGCGGCGTCTTCCTCGTGCAGCACCAGGTCGGCAAACGGGATCACGTCTTCCGGGGAGACCTGCACGCCCTGGGACAGGGGCTGGGGCAGACCATCGCGTTGGACGCGGTGTGCCAGCATCAAGCGGGGGATGATTTCGTACTCGACCGCCTTGGCCAGCAAGACCGATCGCAAGCCGTCGTCGTTGGAAGATTCCAGGGCGTCTGTGCGCAGGAGGTCGTCGATACCCGGCGTGCCGGCGGGGTTGCAGGTGGATTCGGGCCATCCATCAAGGGGTGGCGTGCCGAAGAGCTCGGTCTCTGCGGGCGACGTCTGCCTGGAATAAGAGCCCATGTGCCTGTCTCCTGGCGCTTGCGCGCTGTGCCGATACGCAGGGGCCACGGTGCTTGCCGGAGCTGGTCTTACGAGATCAGAGATTGCTGGATGCTGTTCTACCGGGCTTCCCGGCTGTCCGGTCTGCGGGTCTGGAAGCCTGAAACGCGTTGTACTGCTGTCAATCTGGCGCGTCAAAATTTTCTTAAAGACCGTACAAAAAACTTTACCGGGGTCGACACTGAGTGTCAATTAAAAAATACGTCAAGTTAAGTTGACACAACCGGCGCGAGCATCTAAATTGGGTCCCAAGCGAGATCCATGGAGACACCACAGATGCACCCCGAACGCCAGCGGCCCCCCAGTCGCCCTCTGTACACCCCCGAAGAACGGGTGCGGCGAGACGCCACGGTGTGGACGCTGGTGCAGGGCATCCTCGCGCCGGTGCAGTTTCTGGTCTTTCTGGTCAGCCTCGGGTTGGTGCTGCGTTTCCTGGCCACCGGCGACGGCCAGACCGCCGCCACCGCCTCGGTGGTCATCAAGACGCTGACGCTCTACACCATCATGATCACCGGCTGCATCTGGGAAAAAGTGGTCTTCGGCCGCTTTCTGTTTGCGCCCGCCTTCTACTGGGAAGACGTGTTCAGCATGCTGGTGCTGGCGCTGCACACGGCTTACCTGGTGGCTTTGTTCGGTGGCTGGCTGGACGCACGCGGCCTGGCCTGGCTGGCGCTGGCGGCCTACGCCACCTACGTGGTCAATGCCGGCCAGTTCATCTACAAGCTGCGCATGGCGCGGCTGCAGAGCTCTGGCAACGCGCCCGTTGTGCACAGTTCCGGGGCGACGGCATGAGTCCGGTCATTCCCATCCAGTCGGTTTCCAGAGGCTGCGCGGACGCGCCCGTGCTCAAGGAGCGGGGCCAGCGCGAGGTGTTCTGCGGCCTCACCGGCATCATCTGGCTGCACCGCAAGATCCAGGACGCCTTTTTCCTCGTGGTCGGTTCGCGCACCTGCGCCCACCTGATCCAGAGCGCCGCCGGTGTGATGATCTTTGCCGAGCCGCGTTTTGCCACCGCCATCATCGACGAGCGCGATCTGGCCGGCCTGGCCGATTGCAACGAAGAGCTCGACCGCGTGGTCACCCGTCTGATCGAGCGCCGCCCCGAGATCAAGCTGCTGTTCCTGGTGGGCTCCTGCCCGTCCGAGGTCATCAAGCTGGATCTGTCCCGCGCTGCCTCGCGGCTTTCGGGGCGTTTTTCGCCCGACGTTCGCGTGCTCAACTACTCGGGCAGCGGCATCGAGACCACCTTCACCCAGGGTGAAGACGCCTGCCTGGCTTCGCTGGTGCCGGTGCTGCCCGCCCCGGTCGCCAACGCCCCGGCCGCGCTGATGGTGGTGGGCGCGCTGGCCGACGTGGTGGAAGACCAGTTCGCCCGCCTGTTCAAACAGCTGGGCATCGGCCCGGTGCAGTTCTTCCCGCCGCGCCAGGCCAACGAAATGCCGGCGGTCGGCCCCAACACGGTGTTTCTGCTGGCCCAGCCTTTCCTGGCCGACACGGCGGTGGCGCTGGAAGCGCGCGGCGCCACGCGGCTGCCGGCACCGTTTCCGCTGGGCGTGGAAGGCACCACCGCGTGGTTGCAGGCGGCGGCTTCGGCCTTCGGAGTTGACGCTGCCACGTTCGAGGCCGCGATCGCCCCGGCCCGCGACCGCGCCACCACCGCCGTGGCTCGTCAGCGCACGCAGCTCGCCGGCAAAAGCATCTTCTTTTTCCCCGATTCGCAGCTGGAGATCCCGCTGGCGCGTTTTCTTTCGCGTGAACTCGGCATGACGCTGGCCGAAGTCGGCACGCCGTACCTGCACCGCCAGCACATGGCCGAAGAGCTGGCCCTGCTGCCCGAAGGCACGTTCCTGAGCGAAGGCCAGCACGTCGAAAACCAGCTCGACCGCTGCCGCGCCGCCCAGCCCGACATCGTGGTGTGTG is a genomic window of Hydrogenophaga sp. RAC07 containing:
- a CDS encoding ferredoxin:protochlorophyllide reductase (ATP-dependent) subunit N; protein product: MSPVIPIQSVSRGCADAPVLKERGQREVFCGLTGIIWLHRKIQDAFFLVVGSRTCAHLIQSAAGVMIFAEPRFATAIIDERDLAGLADCNEELDRVVTRLIERRPEIKLLFLVGSCPSEVIKLDLSRAASRLSGRFSPDVRVLNYSGSGIETTFTQGEDACLASLVPVLPAPVANAPAALMVVGALADVVEDQFARLFKQLGIGPVQFFPPRQANEMPAVGPNTVFLLAQPFLADTAVALEARGATRLPAPFPLGVEGTTAWLQAAASAFGVDAATFEAAIAPARDRATTAVARQRTQLAGKSIFFFPDSQLEIPLARFLSRELGMTLAEVGTPYLHRQHMAEELALLPEGTFLSEGQHVENQLDRCRAAQPDIVVCGLGLANPLEAEGLTTKWAIELVFTPIQGFEQAADLAELFSRPLVRRLRLAA
- a CDS encoding cobalamin B12-binding domain-containing protein is translated as MGSYSRQTSPAETELFGTPPLDGWPESTCNPAGTPGIDDLLRTDALESSNDDGLRSVLLAKAVEYEIIPRLMLAHRVQRDGLPQPLSQGVQVSPEDVIPFADLVLHEEDAALRGFVAALRDRGVATESLFLDLLAPVARYLGELWERDLCSFTEVTVALGRLQQLLRENSAAFTQFNRDGAPVEARRVLLIPCPGEQHTFGLSLVGEFFHRAGWEVVTSFVASDGAPAMVQKDWYDVVGFSLACETGIERLSEAMNQVRRKSLNPGVSIIAGGAIFGLHPEFGPQIPADAIITDGPAAPALAEKLLADRLARIQV
- the chlG gene encoding chlorophyll synthase ChlG, which gives rise to MQLPALSAVTELFKPITWFPPMWAFACGVVASGVSMDGRWLLAVVGVALAGPLVCATSQAVNDWYDRHVDAINEPQRPIPSGRIPGHWGLYLAILWTVVSLAVATLLGPWGFGAAALGLLLAWAYSAPPVRLKENGWWGNAACGISYEGIAWITGAAVMAGGAMPGGESLVLAALYSAGTHGIMTLNDFKAVAGDRQMGVRSLPVQLGVQGAARVACWLMAVPQVVVIALLLGWGQPWHAAGVAGLLAAQTVLMRRFLADPTPRALWYSGFGVPLFVSGMMVSAFALRSMTGAGA
- the bchF gene encoding 2-vinyl bacteriochlorophyllide hydratase, which gives rise to MHPERQRPPSRPLYTPEERVRRDATVWTLVQGILAPVQFLVFLVSLGLVLRFLATGDGQTAATASVVIKTLTLYTIMITGCIWEKVVFGRFLFAPAFYWEDVFSMLVLALHTAYLVALFGGWLDARGLAWLALAAYATYVVNAGQFIYKLRMARLQSSGNAPVVHSSGATA
- the ppsR gene encoding transcriptional regulator PpsR, whose translation is MSQASQAYVHRPFDKADPFLAGLDADAAAELVTASADVVLILDNDGVIRDLALMGKDMMGLGCHEWIGKPWSQTVTVESKPKIEDLLGHNDKAGADNVRWRHVNHPMSDRADLPLSYSVVQVHRKTQGKADEVSHSVAFGRDLRGQVALQQRLVTAQQSMERDYWRLRQVETRYRLLFQMASEPVLILEGSIDKLEEANPAAHELFGEPSRLPGWTLLSSLDEASQTAVREMLDRLRASGRADPCTIRLVDSNQDMVVAASQFRQENTLHFLLRFTRPMGMAAPSLSASKRQLLQVMESAPDALVVTDLDGRILSANRAFLELGQLGSEDQARGEVLEKWLGRTGVDFRVLLTNLRQHGSVRLFATQLRGEYGSTSEVEISAVAVNAGSQRCLGFTIRDVGRRLGTETRASKELPRSASQMTELVGRLPLKDIVRETTDLIEQLCIEAALELTGDNRASAAEMLGLSRQSLYIKLRRFGILEGVSEDTH